The stretch of DNA TCCTACCGCCCTTCTCGAGTTCAGCTCTATCGAGGCGGGGACGTCGGGCATCATGGAATCCAAGATCATGATGTCCACGAGCCGGGCCTTTCCTTGTTTAAATCCATCGCCGCGAGGAAGGATGTTGTTGCGCCCATTGAGATGCCGAAGATACCAATTTTGTCATCGGGGGAATAGCCCTTTTCAAAAAGATAGTCGAAGGCGCCGATGACATCCTCCCGCTCCTTGTCCCCGAATGTTGTATAGCCGTCCGTGCTCTCCCCGTGACCCCGAAGGTCGATAAGGAGGGTCGATATCCCCCTCGAGGCGAATATCGGGGCGAAGCGGCACAACGTTTTTTTGTTTGATCTCCTTCCGTGAACGAGGACAAACGCCTTTTTTGGAGTGGAGGGTTTTTCTTCGATCCACCATGCGCTGATCGTGATTTTGTCGTCTCCCCTTGCCGGGAAAGAGACCTCTTCCGCTTTAAGGCTTGCCTCTTCCGGTGAGATGGGCCCGTATTCCGTCCTCATCTCTTCATCGTTCATCAACGGCGGGTAAAGGAGTTGACTGGAGAAGTAGTAGGAAATACCGCAGTAGGAGGCAAGGATAACGACAATAAGAATAGTAATCCACTTTTTCATCTTGACACCTCTTCCAATGGTTATACATTTTTTAAAACCGAAGTTCATATACGCCGAAACTCCGTATACTTTCTTAAAAATAGTGTAAACGCGGCAGATGTGTCACTCAGCTTGCCTATTTATAACTCATCGTTTCAGACGGGCAAATCCTCTTTATATCTTTTGACGTTTTCTAATTTATTCACCGACAATAGAGATGTAATTTCTTTCGGGCTCTCTTGTTCTGTTATTGCGTCAGCGTTTCACACGCTCTTCCCAATATTTGTCTAATCTAAAAGTTGTATTTTTTCAGGAACTTGTCCACAGCCTCTTCGTATTCCACCTTCTTCTCGACGTGACCCCTGTGATGGCCGAGACCCTCAAATTTCAACTCCTCCTTAGGCCCTTTGTATCCTTCATACAGCTCCACCTGCTCATCGTAGGGGACTATCTCGTCCATGTCGTGCATAACAAACAGGATGGGTATATCGATGTCGTCAAGGTGGGCTATAGGACTCCCGTCCTTATAATCTGCGCAGCTCCTTGACCATGCCGTAATGAGGGCTCCCGGGAGGAGAAAGGTAACGGCACCTCCCACGGCCTTCCTCGAGTTGAACTCTATCGATGATGGAACATCGGCGATCCCGGAGTCGAAGATCAAAATATCCACAGTGCCGGCCTTTTTCTTGTTTAAATCCATCGCCGCCAGGTACGATGCCGTGGCACCCATAGAGAGGCCGAAAAGCCCGATATCATCTTCAGGGGCGTAGCCTTTCTCGGAAAGGAAGTCGACGGCCCCCATTACATCGTTCCTCTCCTTGTCTCCAAAGGTGTTATAGCCCTTTGAGCTTTCCCCGTGACCCCTGAGGTCTATGAGGAGTGCCGATATCCCCCTTGAAACGAAGAAGGGGGCGTAGCGGGTCAAGGCCTTTTTGTTCGAGTTCGCCCCGTGGACCAGTATAAAGGCCTTTTTTTGATAGCTTGCTCTCTTCGTCTCAATCCACCATGCGCTGATCGTGATTTCATCGTCTCCCCTTGCCTGGAATTGAACATCTTCAACCGCAAGATCCACCTCGTCGGGAGAGATGGGACCGTATTCCGCCTTCAGCTCCTCATCGTTTGCCAGGTGTGGATAGAGCAGTTTGCTGGAAAAATAGTAAGAAACGCCCCCGTATACCGCCAAGACAACAACAATAACAACCAGAATCCAATTTCTCATGTCACTACCTCATTAAACAATTTTCACTTTTCTATTTTGAGTTGCGCTTCATATATCATATAGGCCGGTACTCCATACACCTTTTCGTAGGCCCTGCACGTGGGACAAAAGTGCCTCTCGATCTTTACCATCTGGTGGAGAAAGCCGCTTCCCTTTTCCCTTGCTCTGGTGCGCACCACACATCTATCCTTACAAAACTTTGCGAGTCTTATCGTCCAGTCCGAAAACTTTTTTCCACTCATTGCTTTTTCTCGTCCAGTTTGGATATAAAGTCAATCACGTCTCTGTTGAGATCTTCGTAACGCTCGATGACCAGCCCGTGGCCCGCCCCGGGATAGATGATCTCCCTGGCCCCCGGGATGACCCGGGCAAGCTCCCTGGTGTTCTCGGGATCTACAATGGCGTCTGCGTCTCCCGCCAGGACGAGGACGGGCACTTTGATACTGTTCAACTTGTCGTATATCGAATAGTCTTTCAACCGGGGCAAAAGCTCGTTGTAGACTTCGGGGCTGGCCGAGCTTTCCATAAATCCCGGGATAAGAGCGTCGATTGCCTCTCTGTTCTTTTCGACAAATTCGAGCGAGAAGATGAGCGTTAACCCCCTCTTGACCCTCTCTTCGGGATCGCAGTCGGGCATATCCTTGACATATTGTTCAAACCGCTTGGTCAGGTTTCCGAGACCCGGTTTTCCTGCTGATGTGGAGATAAGGACGAGGCCTCCTATCGAATCGGGATATGTGACGGCGAAGCTCTGGGCCACTATCCCCCCCATGGATACCCCCATTAGGACGGGCCTTTTAAACCCGGCGGCCTCAATTACCGATTTCAGGTCTTCAACCAGATTCGGCATGTCGTAGCCGTCCTTTGGACTGTCGCTCTTGCCGCATCCCCGGTGATCATAGAGGATGAGAGTAAATCTTTCGGACAGAGCATGCCTCTGCATAATCCAGCTGTTTCTGTCCCTTCCCATCCCGTTGATGAGGACTATCTCTTTTTTGCCTGTGCCGACAACCTCATAATCGATCTTTACGCCGCTTCTGTCTACCTTTGGCATTTCCCTCGCCGCTGAAGTTAAAAAAGGATTTTAACAGATATTAGTCCCCCCGTAAAGTAAAAAAATTTCAAAATCCTGAAGGCCATTTTATCAAGTCATAGGTATATATATTTTTCTGAATCGGTTTTCAAATAAAATGAGTTTTGGATTGAATTTTTTACAAGATTTTGTAATATATATTTGGAAAAAATTGATTTTAGTGATATATTCAACCATATTTTTACTAATGGATCGGTACACTATATAAATTTAGGAGGTAAAAATGGCAAAGAAAGAGACAAAGAGCGCGTCAAAGCCCCAGAAAAAGGTATGGTTGAAGAGTTATGCCGAGGGCGTCGTTCAAAACGTTAATTTTGAAAAGACAACTTTGACGGAGGCATTCGTCCGTACGATAAAGGATTTTCCGGAAAAACCGGCCATCTTCTTCATGGGAAAGGTGATCAGCTACAAGGAGCTGGGGGATATGGTGAACAGGTTCGCGACGGCGCTTGCAAAGATGGGGGTCAAGAAAGGGAGCAGGGTGGCTACGCTTCTGCCCAACATCCCCCAGATGGTTATCGCGTATTACGGCGCGATGATGGCCGGAGCGTCGATGGTGCTAAACAACCCCCTTTACACAGATCCCGAGCTGGAGCACCAGCTCAACGACTCGGAGTCGGAATATCTCGTTACGCTGGACCTCCTGGCCCCACGAATGATAGCCTTGAGGCCGAAGACGAAGGTAAAGGATATTATTGTATGTCACATTAATGACTATCTCCCCTTCCCCAAGAAACAGCTGTTTCCGATAGTCAAGAAGACGATGTTCAGAAAGATCGAGAAGACCGATGGAGTTCACGAGTTTGTCGATCTCATCAATAAGACCAAGCCGAATCCGCCTAAGATCAAGTTCAAATTCGATGATATCGCCGCTTTCCAGTACACGGGCGGCACTACCGGCGTTTCAAAGGGAGTCATGCTGACTCACGAAAACCTGAGCAAAAATGTCCAGCAAATTGGTGTCTGGTTTCCCACATTCAAGAAGGGGGAGGAAATCCAAACGGGGGCTCTGCCCTTCTTTCACTCCTTCGGAATGACCGCAGTGATGAACTTTTCTGTATGGAACGGATGGGGAATGGTCTTGATCCCGAGGCCGGAGCCGCAGGCGCTCTTGGAGGCGATCGATTCATGTAAACCGACATTTCTGGCGGCGGTTCCGACCATGTACATTGGAATGCTGAGACACCCCGATTTCAAGAAGTTCGATCTCAGCTCCCTTAAGGGGTGCTTTTCCGGGGCCGCCCCCCTGCCCATGGAGACCATTAAAGAGTTCGAGGCCGCCTCAGGCTCTCAGATTTGCGAGGGTTACGGGCTTTCCGAGACAAGCCCCGTGGCCACCATCAATCCGTATGGAGGGAAGACAAAGGTCGGGAGCATCGGTCTCCCCATACCCGATACCGAGCTGAAGATTGTCGATCTGGACACGGGCAAGAAGGAAATGCCTGTTGGTGAGCCGGGTGAGGTTTTAATCAAGGGGCCGCAGGTCACACACGGATACTATCAGAAGCCGAAGGAGACAAAGGAGGCCATAAAGAACGAATGGCTCTTCACCGGCGACATCGGCAAGATGGACGATGAGGGGTACTTCTATATCGTCGACAGGAAGAAGGACATGATCATAGCCGGCGGGTACAATATCTACCCCAGGGATATCGACGAGGCCCTGTACGCCCATCCGAAGGTGGCCGAGGCCTGTACCGTCGGAATCCCCCACGAATACCGGGGCGAGACCGTCAAGGCCTTTGTGGTATTGAAGCAGGGTGAGACGGCCACGGAGGAGGAGATGATCAAGTATTGTGAGACCAAGCTTGCCAAGTACAAGGTGCCGAAGACCGTTGAGTTCAGGGATTCGTTGCCGATGAGCGCGGTCGGAAAGGTCCTGAGAAAGGAGCTTCGCGCGGCCGAGCTGGAGAAAATGAAAAAGTAAAAGGGCTAAGGGCCAAAATTACTTTTTGCTGTCGTGCTGTTTTGCCATTGCGATATCGTGATTCAGATTTTAGGCTTTCAGGCTAAAGCGGCTAATGCAGCAAATATCTTCAAGTATGATATGAAAAAAACCAGTGAGGGGTCTCGATTCTAATCGGGACCCCCTTTTTTTACGAAGTAGGTGCTCTGAGTAATGAGGATATTTTTTCTCAGGTCGCTTTCGAGTGGTTGTGACAGATGAGACCGATCAGATATATAAAGCCTTTGAAGGAGTTGATTTTCTTTGTCGCGCTTGTCCCCCTTATTCTCCTTTACCCGGGCTGCTCCTTCAAGGAGGCCGAGTTTGTCTTGGGGGTGATCCGTTCCGACAAGATCATCGTCACGGCAGGGGCGTCCGGGGAGGTTGAGAGGATTGAGCGGGGTGTAGGGGACAGGGTAAAGGAGGGGGAGCTAATACTTAAGATCGGGCTTGAGGATACGGAGGAGAAACTTAAAAAATATCTCGAGAGGCTTCAGTCGCTTCAGGAGAAGGTTAAAGAGGCGAAGGAGGAGTACGAGAAATCTAAAATACAGATTGGGTATTCCAAGGGGAGGTATCTGAAAAACAGGATGCTCTTCAGCAAGGGGGCGATTGCCGAGAGGGAGGTTTTCAGGACAAAGGAGGAGTACGATTTCGCGGTGGCCCTAAACGAGAGGGCGAAAAGGGATTACGATCAAATATTGGGGGAGATAAAAAGTGTTGAGGAGGAGATATTGAAGATCGAGGGGGAATACGGGTCGGTCTTCGTCCTCTCGCCCGAGACCGGATTCATCACCAAATGTTTCGCCTGGGAGGGCGGCTACCTCCTCAAGGGGGACAGGGCCGCGGAGATCGTCAAAGATGGAAGCGTCTACTTCGAGGGGATCTGCAAATCTAAATCGGGGAGCGGAGGCATACACCCGGGAGACGAGGCCTTCGTTATACCGATTGTTACGAGGATCCTGGCGACAGGAACAATCAGGGGGGAGGTCACCGGGGTTACAAATATCGGCGCGGGGGGAAATTCTGCAGTTAAGGTGGAGATCAGGTTAAAGCCCGAGTCGAGGTGGGAGATACTGGCGCTGGG from Candidatus Zymogenus saltonus encodes:
- a CDS encoding alpha/beta hydrolase, translating into MPKVDRSGVKIDYEVVGTGKKEIVLINGMGRDRNSWIMQRHALSERFTLILYDHRGCGKSDSPKDGYDMPNLVEDLKSVIEAAGFKRPVLMGVSMGGIVAQSFAVTYPDSIGGLVLISTSAGKPGLGNLTKRFEQYVKDMPDCDPEERVKRGLTLIFSLEFVEKNREAIDALIPGFMESSASPEVYNELLPRLKDYSIYDKLNSIKVPVLVLAGDADAIVDPENTRELARVIPGAREIIYPGAGHGLVIERYEDLNRDVIDFISKLDEKKQ
- a CDS encoding alpha/beta hydrolase yields the protein MKKWITILIVVILASYCGISYYFSSQLLYPPLMNDEEMRTEYGPISPEEASLKAEEVSFPARGDDKITISAWWIEEKPSTPKKAFVLVHGRRSNKKTLCRFAPIFASRGISTLLIDLRGHGESTDGYTTFGDKEREDVIGAFDYLFEKGYSPDDKIGIFGISMGATTSFLAAMDLNKERPGSWTS
- a CDS encoding long-chain fatty acid--CoA ligase, encoding MAKKETKSASKPQKKVWLKSYAEGVVQNVNFEKTTLTEAFVRTIKDFPEKPAIFFMGKVISYKELGDMVNRFATALAKMGVKKGSRVATLLPNIPQMVIAYYGAMMAGASMVLNNPLYTDPELEHQLNDSESEYLVTLDLLAPRMIALRPKTKVKDIIVCHINDYLPFPKKQLFPIVKKTMFRKIEKTDGVHEFVDLINKTKPNPPKIKFKFDDIAAFQYTGGTTGVSKGVMLTHENLSKNVQQIGVWFPTFKKGEEIQTGALPFFHSFGMTAVMNFSVWNGWGMVLIPRPEPQALLEAIDSCKPTFLAAVPTMYIGMLRHPDFKKFDLSSLKGCFSGAAPLPMETIKEFEAASGSQICEGYGLSETSPVATINPYGGKTKVGSIGLPIPDTELKIVDLDTGKKEMPVGEPGEVLIKGPQVTHGYYQKPKETKEAIKNEWLFTGDIGKMDDEGYFYIVDRKKDMIIAGGYNIYPRDIDEALYAHPKVAEACTVGIPHEYRGETVKAFVVLKQGETATEEEMIKYCETKLAKYKVPKTVEFRDSLPMSAVGKVLRKELRAAELEKMKK
- a CDS encoding alpha/beta hydrolase — encoded protein: MRNWILVVIVVVLAVYGGVSYYFSSKLLYPHLANDEELKAEYGPISPDEVDLAVEDVQFQARGDDEITISAWWIETKRASYQKKAFILVHGANSNKKALTRYAPFFVSRGISALLIDLRGHGESSKGYNTFGDKERNDVMGAVDFLSEKGYAPEDDIGLFGLSMGATASYLAAMDLNKKKAGTVDILIFDSGIADVPSSIEFNSRKAVGGAVTFLLPGALITAWSRSCADYKDGSPIAHLDDIDIPILFVMHDMDEIVPYDEQVELYEGYKGPKEELKFEGLGHHRGHVEKKVEYEEAVDKFLKKYNF